The Nerophis lumbriciformis linkage group LG07, RoL_Nlum_v2.1, whole genome shotgun sequence genome window below encodes:
- the LOC133609627 gene encoding uncharacterized protein, translated as MDNKEERISESTDRREFSNAAKADYPRRPHQQWHQGKATEGGHHRPGGLKRALYYSENTNRELAAQNVALREQMDSDRRRHHEDRQKLHKALDEARTGRTTPEMEQKLREKENEMSTLKNALAVAQAETVQARKYWMEEHELLKAREDGSESMVAAVNAEWQQCWVLREQETAAQLQAQWENMQWQIEEMEALFNSKLENMQRHSMDTTDYFKTEMERLQWHMGCSMQEKDEIVAKLTNENCILVAENGAMSGQLLKLEEETAELQRRLYSLTEELKSKQEAKKAGVGEEPPAAVTSIKETDQELQEAVELELNQDEVSNLQVSLEASRKETANVRKYWMEECEQLRKTAAENTKNTVATIDAEWQLFKSEWERMQTHMRQTLQGKEDLLAKLQQENSSLAAQNMKMTSQMQNCQLKDTEELRKDVLEGQSKAVEALQTSIL; from the exons ATGGATAACAAGGAGGAAAGGATCTCTGAAAGCACTGACAGGAGAGAGTTTTCCAACGCAGCCAAAGCAGACTATCCAAGGAGG CCACACCAGCAATGGCATCAGGGCAAGGCTACAGAGGGCGGCCACCACAGACCGGGTGGCCTCAAGCGGGCCCTCTACTACAGCGAGAACACCAACAGGGAGCTGGCCGCCCAAAACGTCGCCTTGAGGGAGCAGATGGACAGCGATCGCAGACGACACCACGAGGACAGGCAGAAGCTTCACAAGGCTCTGGACGAAGCTCGGACGGGACGCACCACGCCGGAGATGGAACAAAAGCTCCGGGAAAAGGAGAACGAGATGAGCACCCTGAAGAACGCGCTGGCCGTGGCTCAGGCGGAAACGGTGCAGGCCCGGAAGTACTGGATGGAGGAGCACGAGCTGCTGAAGGCCAGGGAGGACGGCTCCGAGAGCATGGTGGCGGCGGTGAACGCCGAGTGGCAGCAGTGTTGGGTGCTGCGCGAGCAGGAGACGGCGGCCCAGCTGCAGGCTCAGTGGGAGAACATGCAGTGGCAGATCGAGGAGATGGAGGCCCTTTTCAACTCCAAGCTGGAGAACATGCAGAGACACAGCATGGACACCACTGACTACTTCAAGACGGAGATGGAGCGCCTGCAGTGGCACATGGGCTGCAGCATGCAGGAGAAGGACGAGATCGTCGCAAAGCTGACCAATGAGAACTGCATCCTCGTAGCGGAGAACGGCGCCATGTCTGGCCAGCTTCTCAAACTTGAAGAAGAGACGGCGGAGCTGCAACGACGTCTCTACTCCCTGACGGAGGAGCTGAAATCGAAGCAGGAAGCCAAGAAGGCTGGTGTTGGCGAGGAGCCGCCCGCAGCTGTAACCTCCATCAAGGAGACCGACCAGGAGCTCCAAGAGGCTGTGGAGCTGGAGTTAAATCAGGACGAGGTGAGCAACCTCCAGGTCTCTCTGGAAGCATCCAGGAAGGAAACGGCCAATGTCAGGAAGTACTGGATGGAGGAGTGTGAGCAGCTCAGAAAGACGGCGGCGGAGAACACCAAAAACACGGTCGCCACCATCGACGCGGAGTGGCAGCTCTTTAAAAGCGAGTGGGAGCGCATGCAGACGCACATGAGGCAGACCTTGCAGGGGAAGGAGGACCTGCTTGCCAAACTGCAGCAAGAAAACTCTTCACTGGCGGCACAGAACATGAAGATGACATCACAAATGCAAAATTGTCAACTAAAAGACACGGAGGAGCTGCGGAAAGATGTGTTGGAGGGTCAGTCGAAAGCTGTGGAAGCGCTCCAAACAAGCATTTTGTAA